Sequence from the Thermococcus nautili genome:
AGCGGTGATTAGAGAGGGCCTCGGCGAGAAGAAGCTAGAGGTCCTCAGGGAAGTTTTGAAGGTCCCGCTCATCGAGACGAGCGTCATGAAGTCGCGCATCGTCGGCATATTCGTTGCCGGCAACTCCAACGCCCTGATAGTCCCCTGGTACATCTGGGACGCCGAGCTCGACTTCATAAACGCCCGGCTCAGGGAGTACGGGATTGACATGGAGGTCGTCCCCTTCCAGAGCAGGCTCACCGCCTTCGGAAACTTGATTCTGGCCAATGACAAAGGCGCTCTGGTCAGCAAGGACTTCACGAGGGAGGAAGCGAGGAAGATTGAAGATATTCTCGGCGTTCCGGTTGAGAGGGGAGTCATAGCCGACTACACGGCGGTTGGAAGCGTCGGCGTCGTCACGAACAGGGGCGGTCTCGTGCACCCCGAGGCGACCGACGAGGAGCTTGAGTGGCTGAGCGACCTCTTCAAGGTCGATATATACGTCGGAACCGCCAACATGGGCGTTCCCTTCGTTGGCTCGTGCATGATAGCCAACTCACACGGCGTCGTCGTCGGACACCTGACGACGGGTCCGGAGATAGTGAAGATTGAAGAGGCTTTAGGCTTCCTCGGATAAAGCTTAAAAGTTCACCTTCAAAGGCCCGCTGAAGGAGGGATGGAAATGGAGGTCAAGGTCTACCGTGTTAAGGGAATCTTCCAGAGGGGTAAGCTCAAGCAGCCCTTCACCAAGGAGTACCGCGCTCTCAAGCCGGAGCACGTCGTCGAGCTCGTCTACTCCGAGATAGGGAGCAAGCACCGCGTCCCGAGAACCAAGATATGGATTGAGAGCATCGAGGAGATAAAGCCGGAAGAGGCGGAGAACCCGATAGTCAGGAGGCTCAGCCTCGAGCTCTGATTTCTCTTTTCCACCCCAGAACCCTCGACTGGTAGTGTCTCTTCGGAAAGATTTCGAGCGGGTCGATGCCATTCTCCCTGAGGAGATGCCTCAGCTCAACCTCGTAGTCAGCCTTCTCAAGCTCCTCGCTCTCCCGGATTTCGACGACGAAGAGCTTCTCGGTCAGCTCGCGTATCGTCTTGTAACCGAGGCCTAGGAGAGGCCTTATGTAGGCAACCCCAAACCTGTCCTCCAGCGACCTCGCTTTTGGCAGGTCGAGGAGCGGAACCCTGTCGTCTCTCCGCGTCCCATCGCTCACCCTTTCCACTTCGGGAAGGGACGCCAGAGCCTCCAGAGCCCTCTCGTGGATGAACTGTATCGCGTTGTTCGGGTGACCGTCGCTTATTGCCATCTCCCCGGCTTTTTCGAGGATTTCAACCGGAAGCTCCAGAACTCTATGCTTGAAGCCGAGCCTCTCAGCTGTTTCCCTCGCGTACCTCCAGTTGTCGAGCAGGCCGAAGGTGACCGTCACGAGCTCGACCTCGTAGCCGAGCTGGCTCAGAATCCACGCCGACAGACTTGAATCCTTTCCGCCGGAGTAGAGGTGGTGAACTTTCATCGTCATCACCTTTTCCCGGGCTTATTAGCGACCGCAGGGGTTATTAAGGGTTGAGGGTAATACCATATCGGTGAAGGTAATGCCAGTCGTCACGAAGAAATACCAGGTCACGATACCCAAGGAGGTTAGGGAGGCGCTTGGAATAAAGGCCGGAGACGAGGTGGTTTTCGTTAGAGAGGGGAATCGTTACGTTTTGATGAAGCTTACCGACCTCCTCAAGGAGCTTAGCGAGATAACAAGCGACATAGACGAGACAGTTGAAGAAGTTAGACAGGGACTGGCGAGGGGTATAGAACGCTCTCTGCGCGAGCTGGAGGGAGAGGAATGAACGTTGTACTCGATACCAACGTCTTCAACAACAGGACCTTTCTCGAATGGTTGAAGCACTCAGACCTTGAGCCAGTAACGAGTTCGGTGGTTTATATGGAACTGCTCTACAAATATGCCAGACGAAAGGGTCTCGCCGAAGCTAGGAGCAAGTTAATGGCCGTTTTCAACTCGCTGGCAATTGAGGTTATGGACTTTGATTGGGAATGTGCAGAGCTTGCGGTGGAATCTGCCCTCGGTCGCTGGGACTTCTCGAAGAACGCGAGGGATTACATGATAGGCTCATTGGCTCTGAAGCTCAACGCCCCGCTGGTTACCTACAACAAGAAGCACTTCAGCTGGCTTCCGGAGGTTCTAACGCCGGAGGAAGTCATGGAGAGGTTCGGCAAATAGCCTTAAAAGGCCAACCTTTTTAAGGCCCTTTCGGGCGAGAGGTTAAGAGGTGAGAGAGATGGAGAAACGCTTACCCGGTAAAGTGAGGAGGGCTCTGCGCGCGAGATACTACGACATCGAACCGCGAGCGTGGATTGGTAAGAAGGGTCTCGCCGAGAGCGTGATTGAGGAAATTGAGACACAGCTTGAGAAGGACGGTGTCCTTAAGGTTGAGATAAGGAAGGGAGCGCTCATCTCGACCGGAATGGACAGAAAGGCCATAGCGGAGAAGGTAGCCGAGCTCACCGACAGCGAGCTGATAGACGTCAGGGGCAAAAGGTTTATATTGTTCAAACCGAGGGAAGGCTGGGAAAGGTATTTAAGGCGCCTTGAAAGAAAGGCGTCGGCTGAGAGGCGGGAGAAGCCCGTCCGTAAAGTCAGGCTCGACATCGCTAACTTCAGGAAGAAGTTTAGGAAGGGGAGGGATTGAAAGATGGCGACTGTCTATGACGTTCCCGGTGACCTGCTCGTCGAGAGGGTCGCGCAGGCACTCAAAGAGGTTGAGGAGATAAAGCCCCCCGAGTGGGCGCCCTTCGTTAAGACCGGAAGGCACAAGGAGAGACTTCCAGAGCAGGACGACTGGTGGTACTACAGGGTTGCCAGCATACTCAGAAAGGTCTACATCGACGGCCCCGTCGGAATCGAGAGGCTCAGGACCTGGTACGGAGGCAGGAAGAACCGCGGACACGCCCCGGAGCACTTCTACAAGGCCGGGGGAAGCATAATCAGGAAGGCCCTCCAGCAGCTTGAGGCGGCCGGCTTCGTCCAGAAGGTTCCGGGAGAGGGAAGGGTCATAACCCCGAAGG
This genomic interval carries:
- a CDS encoding translation initiation factor IF-6; the protein is MHIERLDFENSPYLGVYGFATDRVAVIREGLGEKKLEVLREVLKVPLIETSVMKSRIVGIFVAGNSNALIVPWYIWDAELDFINARLREYGIDMEVVPFQSRLTAFGNLILANDKGALVSKDFTREEARKIEDILGVPVERGVIADYTAVGSVGVVTNRGGLVHPEATDEELEWLSDLFKVDIYVGTANMGVPFVGSCMIANSHGVVVGHLTTGPEIVKIEEALGFLG
- the rpl18a gene encoding 50S ribosomal protein L18Ae; this translates as MEVKVYRVKGIFQRGKLKQPFTKEYRALKPEHVVELVYSEIGSKHRVPRTKIWIESIEEIKPEEAENPIVRRLSLEL
- a CDS encoding DUF7411 family protein, producing the protein MKVHHLYSGGKDSSLSAWILSQLGYEVELVTVTFGLLDNWRYARETAERLGFKHRVLELPVEILEKAGEMAISDGHPNNAIQFIHERALEALASLPEVERVSDGTRRDDRVPLLDLPKARSLEDRFGVAYIRPLLGLGYKTIRELTEKLFVVEIRESEELEKADYEVELRHLLRENGIDPLEIFPKRHYQSRVLGWKREIRARG
- a CDS encoding AbrB/MazE/SpoVT family DNA-binding domain-containing protein codes for the protein MPVVTKKYQVTIPKEVREALGIKAGDEVVFVREGNRYVLMKLTDLLKELSEITSDIDETVEEVRQGLARGIERSLRELEGEE
- a CDS encoding type II toxin-antitoxin system VapC family toxin; the encoded protein is MNVVLDTNVFNNRTFLEWLKHSDLEPVTSSVVYMELLYKYARRKGLAEARSKLMAVFNSLAIEVMDFDWECAELAVESALGRWDFSKNARDYMIGSLALKLNAPLVTYNKKHFSWLPEVLTPEEVMERFGK
- a CDS encoding YhbY family RNA-binding protein, translated to MEKRLPGKVRRALRARYYDIEPRAWIGKKGLAESVIEEIETQLEKDGVLKVEIRKGALISTGMDRKAIAEKVAELTDSELIDVRGKRFILFKPREGWERYLRRLERKASAERREKPVRKVRLDIANFRKKFRKGRD
- a CDS encoding 30S ribosomal protein S19e translates to MATVYDVPGDLLVERVAQALKEVEEIKPPEWAPFVKTGRHKERLPEQDDWWYYRVASILRKVYIDGPVGIERLRTWYGGRKNRGHAPEHFYKAGGSIIRKALQQLEAAGFVQKVPGEGRVITPKGQSFLDKIATELKKELEEQIPELKKY